In one window of Candidatus Hydrogenedentota bacterium DNA:
- a CDS encoding YajQ family cyclic di-GMP-binding protein: MPSFDVVNKVDLQEVDNAVNITTKTITTRYDFRDSETEINLDRKELKITISTENTMRLDAVKDTLASNLIKRGVSPKALEYKEPEGTSKGGVRVTVSLKQGIDKEIAKKITKLIKEQGLKVQAQIQDDQVRVTGKSINDLQSVIAMLKGEEMDIPLQYVNMKS; this comes from the coding sequence ATGCCTTCTTTCGATGTGGTCAACAAAGTTGACCTCCAGGAAGTGGACAATGCCGTCAACATCACGACGAAGACCATCACCACGCGCTATGACTTTCGCGATTCGGAGACGGAGATCAACCTGGACCGCAAGGAACTGAAGATCACCATCTCGACCGAAAATACAATGCGTTTGGATGCGGTGAAGGATACGCTGGCGAGCAACTTGATCAAGCGCGGCGTGAGCCCCAAAGCACTGGAATACAAGGAGCCCGAGGGCACCTCCAAGGGGGGAGTGCGCGTGACGGTGTCGCTGAAACAGGGTATCGACAAGGAAATCGCGAAGAAGATCACCAAGCTTATCAAGGAGCAGGGCCTGAAGGTGCAGGCGCAGATTCAGGATGACCAGGTGCGCGTCACCGGCAAGAGTATCAATGACCTGCAGTCCGTCATTGCCATGCTGAAAGGCGAAGAGATGGATATCCCGCTTCAGTATGTGAATATGAAGAGCTGA
- a CDS encoding exo-alpha-sialidase, with amino-acid sequence MRITITFLFAALFAGFAVQAAEKGPLTLHPKVTPLPTDAMGPFVRLADSRILAVDKDLVRASSDEGLTWETWPLEVGMDFEVSNERALILTREGTLILACMNNAELVWKWNKEIHDADPGTTLPTYALRSLDNGKTWEKPRKLHDEWSGAVRNMIQAKDGKVVFTAMRLLNKPGRHSVLTYASTDQGASWKPSNVIDLGGNGHHDGATEATVIELNDGRLWKLIRTNFGKFWEAHSEDGFYWKSMGPTSIPASSAPGQLFRLQSGRILLVWNRPFPEGQTSFPLSGGDNEWSEVPVSNHRWELSAALSEDDGKTWTTPVVLAHQEGASLAYPYLFEQAPGRLWLTTMQGGIRIALNESDLLQ; translated from the coding sequence ATGCGCATCACGATCACGTTCCTGTTCGCCGCCCTCTTCGCCGGCTTCGCGGTTCAGGCCGCCGAGAAGGGTCCACTCACGCTTCACCCGAAAGTTACGCCGCTGCCCACGGATGCCATGGGGCCTTTTGTGCGCCTCGCGGACAGTCGAATCCTGGCGGTGGACAAGGATCTGGTCCGGGCGAGCAGCGACGAAGGGCTGACGTGGGAAACGTGGCCGCTGGAAGTGGGTATGGATTTTGAGGTCAGCAACGAGCGGGCGCTGATCCTGACCCGCGAGGGGACGCTCATCCTGGCGTGCATGAACAATGCGGAGCTGGTGTGGAAGTGGAACAAAGAAATTCACGATGCCGACCCCGGCACGACGCTGCCCACCTATGCCCTTCGCAGCCTGGACAACGGCAAGACCTGGGAGAAGCCACGGAAGCTCCACGATGAGTGGAGTGGCGCCGTTCGCAATATGATCCAGGCGAAGGATGGCAAGGTGGTCTTCACGGCCATGCGGCTGTTAAACAAGCCGGGTCGCCACTCGGTGCTGACCTACGCCTCGACGGATCAGGGCGCAAGCTGGAAGCCGAGCAACGTAATTGATCTGGGTGGCAACGGCCACCACGACGGCGCCACGGAGGCCACGGTCATCGAGTTGAACGACGGCCGGCTTTGGAAACTGATCCGCACGAATTTCGGCAAATTCTGGGAGGCCCATTCAGAGGATGGCTTCTACTGGAAGAGCATGGGGCCGACGTCCATCCCCGCAAGCAGCGCGCCGGGCCAGTTGTTCCGCCTTCAGAGCGGGCGCATCCTGCTGGTGTGGAACCGGCCCTTCCCCGAGGGGCAGACGAGCTTCCCCCTTTCCGGAGGCGACAATGAATGGTCCGAAGTTCCGGTGAGCAATCACCGCTGGGAGCTCTCCGCCGCCCTTTCTGAGGACGATGGCAAGACCTGGACCACGCCGGTGGTGCTGGCCCATCAGGAGGGCGCTTCCCTCGCGTACCCCTATCTCTTCGAGCAGGCACCGGGACGGCTCTGGCTCACGACCATGCAGGGCGGCATCCGCATTGCCCTGAACGAATCAGATCTGCTTCAATAG
- a CDS encoding phytanoyl-CoA dioxygenase family protein: MDLDKREQLDVDGFCIIPNLLPPELLARIQAESMRILEALPKEHEQDNRSTGSMVSVYESPVFAELIALPEAQAALRSLGFSEARFSSGYIISKPAKSPRLFWHYDWAGWDAPESFTVRPTPQLFFMYYLVNTTPYNGCLRVVPGSHVGDNDLIPLLDEAHAPELRAAANMDRPAFSDRPDEVNVCITAGDLLIGDSRLLHASHANESDERRTVITLWFHPDPQTFGGRLQAFCANMAAQPPKDWPADAREKVSEVLCRYEGGEEAWPWNRNRPYPAPVAE, translated from the coding sequence ATGGATCTGGACAAGCGTGAACAGTTGGATGTGGACGGTTTCTGCATCATCCCCAATTTGCTGCCGCCGGAGTTGCTGGCGCGGATCCAGGCGGAGTCGATGCGGATTCTGGAGGCGCTGCCCAAAGAGCACGAGCAGGACAACCGCTCCACCGGCAGCATGGTGAGCGTTTACGAGAGTCCGGTCTTTGCGGAATTGATTGCCCTTCCCGAGGCGCAGGCGGCCCTGCGCAGTCTGGGTTTCAGCGAGGCCCGCTTTTCCAGCGGCTACATCATCAGCAAGCCCGCGAAGAGCCCGCGCCTCTTCTGGCACTATGACTGGGCCGGCTGGGACGCGCCCGAGTCGTTTACCGTGCGCCCGACGCCCCAACTGTTCTTCATGTATTACCTGGTTAACACCACGCCCTACAACGGCTGCCTCCGGGTCGTGCCCGGCTCACACGTCGGCGACAATGACCTGATTCCCCTGCTGGACGAGGCCCACGCGCCGGAACTGCGCGCGGCGGCGAATATGGACCGGCCCGCCTTCAGCGATCGGCCCGACGAAGTGAATGTGTGCATCACGGCGGGCGACCTGCTCATCGGCGATTCCCGCCTGCTCCACGCCTCCCACGCGAATGAGAGCGACGAGCGGCGCACGGTGATCACGCTGTGGTTTCACCCCGACCCGCAGACCTTTGGCGGGCGACTTCAGGCCTTCTGCGCAAACATGGCCGCCCAGCCACCGAAAGACTGGCCTGCGGATGCCCGGGAGAAAGTGAGCGAGGTGCTCTGCCGCTACGAAGGCGGCGAGGAGGCCTGGCCCTGGAACCGCAATCGGCCCTATCCCGCGCCGGTGGCGGAGTAA